One stretch of Euphorbia lathyris chromosome 7, ddEupLath1.1, whole genome shotgun sequence DNA includes these proteins:
- the LOC136235101 gene encoding NEP1-interacting protein-like 1 translates to MATYIFSSSALILGVSSAISSISCSLFFAISAFVFAVVGATLGAISGGLVGVSTKSGFFHGATVGTIVGCILSAEIFKVSFATFDFDHCTIASFISIVEYGSNCLRKTLIQGRFSPTMHVLQETQARNVVHIMQNEVQKNKIILTDKNLVDTLWNGPFCSICLQDFQLGDTVCSLPNCRHTFHLSCICKWFTGHCSCPMCRRRVSKTWIAMIVKMGKDT, encoded by the exons ATGGCGACGTACATATTTTCTTCATCAGCTTTAATTTTAGGGGTTTCTTCTGCAATTTCATCAATTTCCTGCAGCTTGTTTTTCGCAATCTCAGCTTTCGTTTTCGCAGTGG TTGGCGCCACATTGGGAGCCATATCGGGAGGTTTGGTCGGAGTAAGTACTAAAAGTGGGTTTTTCCATGGAGCCACAGTTGGAACTATTGTGGGCTGTATTCTCTCTGCCGAAATCTTTAAAGTTTCATTTGCAACCTTCGATTTTGATCATTGTACAATTGCTTCTTTCATTTCCATT GTCGAATATGGTTCAAACTGCCTCAGAAAAACACTAATTCAAGGAAGATTTAGTCCAACCATGCATGTCCTGCAAGAAACTCAG GCAAGAAATGTTGTGCATATAATGCAAAATGAAGTCCAGAAAAATAAGATTATACTCACAGACAAGAACCTAGTGGACACCCTATGGAATGGACCATTCTGTTCAATTTGCCTTCAG GACTTCCAATTAGGGGATACTGTTTGCAGCTTGCCGAATTGCCGACACACTTTCCACCTGTCATGTATCTGTAAGTGGTTTACGGGACACTGTTCTTGCCCAATGTGCAGAAGAAGAGTATCAAAAACTTGGATTGCCATGATAGTTAAAATGGGAAAAGATACTTGA